In the Pithys albifrons albifrons isolate INPA30051 chromosome 3, PitAlb_v1, whole genome shotgun sequence genome, one interval contains:
- the LUC7L2 gene encoding putative RNA-binding protein Luc7-like 2 isoform X3, protein MDLGECLKVHDLALRADYEIASKDQDFFFELDAMDHLQSFIADCDRRTEVAKKRLAETQEEISAEVAAKAERVHELNEEIGKLLAKVEQLGADGNVEESQKVMDEVEKARVKKREAEEVYRNSMPASSFQQQKLRVCEVCSAYLGLHDNDRRLADHFGGKLHLGFIEIREKLEELRRIVADKQEKRNQERLKRREEREREEREKLRRSRSHSKHAKRSRSRDRRRHRSRSASRERKRRTRSKSREKRHRHRSRSTSRSRSRSHHRSRHSSRDRSRERSSKKRSSKERSSRDKERSRDRDRTSRDKDRSSRERSPRDFKDKKRSYESANGRSEDPRSSEEREAGEI, encoded by the exons ATGGACCTTGGAGAATGCCTGAAGGTGCATGACCTGGCATTAAGGGCAGACTATGAAATAGCATCCAAAGATCAAGATTTCTTCTTTGAGCTTGAT GCAATGGACCACCTGCAGTCATTTATTGCAGACTGTGATAGGCGAACAGAAGTGGCTAAGAAAAGACTAGCAGAAACCcaagaagagatcagtgctgAAGTTGCAGCTAAA GCTGAAAGAGTCCATGAATTGAATGAAGAGATTGGGAAACTGCTGGCCAAAGTAGAACAGCTTGGAGCTGATGGGAATGTGGAAGAATCTCAGAAAGTAATGGATGAGGTGGAGAAGGCTCGGGTAAagaagagagaagcagaa GAAGTGTACAGGAATTCTATGCCTGCCTCCAGctttcagcagcagaagctgCGGGTGTGTGAGGTGTGCTCAGCCTATCTTGGTCTGCATGACAATGACCGACGCCTCGCTGATCACTTTGGAGGAAAACTACATTTGGGATTTATTGAAATAAGAGAGAAGCTTGAGGAACTCAGG aggATTGTGGCTGATAAACAGGAGAAACGAAATCAGGAACGTCTGAAACGtagagaggagagggaaagagaagaaagggagaaacTAAGGAG gTCCAGATCCCACAGCAAGCATGCCAAAAG ATCCAGGTCCCGGGACCGCCGCAGACATCGGTCTCGCTCAGCCTCGCGGGAGCGGAAGAGAAGAACTCGCTCCAAGTCCCGTGAGAAGCGCCATCGCCACAGGTCCCGCTCCACCAGCCGCAGCCGCAGCCGCAGCCATCACAGAagcaggcacagctccagggacaggagCCGAGAGCGCAGCTCCAAAAAGAG ATCCTCTAAAGAAAGATCTTCCAGAGACAAAGAGCGTTCAAGAGACCGTGATAGGACATCGCGTGACAAAGATAGAAGCTCGAGGGAGAGGTCACCGCGAGATTTCAAAGACAAGAAACGCTCTTACGAGAGCGCCAATGGCCGCTCGGAAGACCCACGGAGCTCAGAGGAGCGTGAGGCAGGGGAGATATAA